One part of the Humulus lupulus chromosome 9, drHumLupu1.1, whole genome shotgun sequence genome encodes these proteins:
- the LOC133801135 gene encoding potassium channel KAT3-like — protein MSFSCTKNFFRRFYTDEFQMGSLQSSFFSSDLLPSLGARINQTTQLRKYIVSPFNPHYRAWEIFLVVLVVYSAWLCPFEFAFLPYKEDALFIIDNIINGFFAIDIVLTFFVAYLDSHTYLLIDNPKKIAIRYLCTWFIFDVCSTAPFQSISLLFSNHHGGELGFKLLNMLRLWRLRRVSSLFARLEKDIRFNYFWTRCTKLISVTLFAVHFAGCINYLIADRYPNPSQTWIGAVNPNFKRDSLWNRYVASIYWSITTLTTTGYGDLHAENPREMLFYILYMLFNLGLTSYLIGNMTNLVVHWTSRTRNFRETIRAASEFAQRNHLPPRVQDQMLSHLCLRFKTEGLKQQETLNSLPKAIRSSIAYHLFLPIVQKAYLFQGVSQDFLFQLVSEMEAEYFPPKEDVILQNEAPTDLYILVSGAVDFISNTSGHDQVIGKARAGETFGEIGVLCYRPQPFTVRTTELAQILRLNITPLMNIIQANTEDGHIIMNNFFLKMKGQEGLGYENPHSDPESIINEWTEGAGQTEGCCSYMGCRDIIQEDVLIQEEMNGHFKGPKEKEKSVTGSSLCGNSMTDSGRMAHQAAVSKEHLEVVRNLLGGSSTNISDTKGWTPKALVEQQGNKSICELLLNYENRKANEHRIQFLVPEAGESTSQLKRAETDSHIRTSSSFGNQKGKGTMRKRVTIHMKFQNSSTHHRQHGKLIILPDSIDELFKVAGEKFGSSKPIKITNAENAEIDDVSVIRDGDHLFLLNHDYENIDVEMA, from the exons ATGTCGTTTTCATGCACAAAAAACTTCTTTCGGCGTTTCTATACCGACGAGTTCCAAATGGGAAGTCTTCAGAGCAGCTTCTTCTCCAGTGATCTCTTGCCATCACTTGGAGCCAGAATCAACCAGACTACCCAACTCCGCAAATACATTGTTTCCCCTTTCAATCCCCACTATag GGCTTGGGAGATATTTCTGGTTGTTCTTGTCGTTTACTCTGCCTGGTTATGCCCCTTTGAGTTCGCATTTCTGCCGTATAAAGAAGACGCTCTCTTCATAATAGATAACATTATCAATGGCTTCTTCGCCATTGACATCGTCCTTACCTTCTTCGTGGCGTACCTCGACAGCCACACATATCTTCTTATTGACAATCCAAAGAAGATTGCAATTAG GTACCTATGTACCTGGTTCATTTTTGATGTCTGCTCTACGGCACCATTTCAATCCATCAGCCTTCTTTTCTCGAATCATCATGGTGGTGAACTTGGGTTTAAACTGCTCAACATGCTCAGGCTCTGGCGCCTCAGACGAGTCAGCTCTCTGTTTGCAAG ACTTGAGAAGGATATCCGCTTCAACTATTTCTGGACTCGCTGTACAAAACTTATTTCT GTGACCCTTTTCGCAGTACACTTCGCCGGATGTATTAACTATCTGATAGCAGACAGATATCCGAATCCAAGCCAGACATGGATAGGTGCGGTGAACCCAAATTTCAAAAGAGATAGTCTTTGGAACAGATATGTAGCTTCAATTTACTGGTCAATTACAACACTAACCACCACTGGTTATGGAGATTTGCATGCTGAGAATCCAAGGGAAATGCTTTTTTATATCCTATACATGCTCTTTAATTTGGGATTAACATCTTACCTCATTGGGAACATGACAAACTTGGTTGTTCACTGGACCAGCCGCACCAGAAACTTC AGAGAAACAATCAGAGCAGCTTCGGAATTTGCTCAACGAAATCACTTGCCTCCTCGAGTACAGGATCAAATGTTGTCACACTTATGTCTAAGGTTCAAAACAGAAGGACTAAAGCAGCAAGAAACCTTGAACAGTTTGCCAAAGGCCATACGTTCAAGTATTGCATACCATCTATTCTTACCCATAGTGCAGAAAGCATATCTCTTCCAAGGAGTTTCTCAAGATTTCCTATTCCAATTG GTTTCAGAGATGGAGGCAGAGTACTTCCCACCTAAAGAAGACGTAATTTTGCAGAATGAGGCTCCAACCGATCTCTATATACTGGTCTCGGGAGCAGTG GATTTCATATCCAATACTTCTGGGCATGATCAA GTTATTGGAAAAGCACGTGCAGGAGAAACGTTTGGAGAAATTGGAGTTTTATGTTACAGGCCACAGCCGTTTACAGTTAGGACAACTGAGCTTGCTCAAATATTACGGCTCAATATAACACCACTGATGAACATCATACAAGCAAATACAGAAGATGGGCATATCATCATGAATAATTTTTTTCTG AAAATGAAAGGGCAAGAAGGCTTGGGATATGAAAACCCACATTCAGATCCTGAATCAATCATCAACGAGTGGACTGAAGGAGCAGGACAAACAGAAGGATGCTGTTCTTACATGGGGTGTCGCGATATAATACAAGAGGATGTACTAATACAGGAGGAAATGAATGGGCATTTCAAAGGGCCAAAGGAAAAAGAGAAGAGTGTTACAGGCTCTTCATTGTGTGGGAACTCTATGACTGATAGTGGTCGAATGGCTCATCAAGCAGCTGTCAGCAAGGAGCATCTCGAGGTGGTTAGGAATTTACTTGGAGGGTCAAGTACGAACATATCGGACACCAAAGGATGGACGCCTAAAGCTTTAGTAGAACAGCAAGGAAATAAGAGCATATGTGAACTCTTACTAAATTATGAAAATAGAAAAGCAAACGAACATAGAATACAATTTTTGGTGCCAGAAGCAGGTGAAAGCACTTCCCAATTGAAAAGGGCAGAGACAGACTCACATATAAGAACTTCTAGCTCTTTTGGAAACCAGAAGGGAAAGGGAACAATGAGGAAAAGAGTCACTATCCACATGAAGTTTCAGAACAGTAGTACGCATCATCGGCAACATGGAAAGTTAATAATCCTACCTGACTCAATTGACGAGCTGTTCAAGGTTGCCG GTGAAAAGTTCGGAAGCAGCAAACCTATTAAAATCACCAATGCAGAGAATGCAGAAATTGATGACGTAAGTGTCATCAGGGATGGCGATCACCTGTTTCTCCTTAATCACGATTATGAGAATATAGATGTTGAGATGGCCTAA
- the LOC133801136 gene encoding mannosyl-oligosaccharide 1,2-alpha-mannosidase MNS3 — protein MSSKYLPYSKKDINHYDNAKFRHRSCFKVITQSFLTSNMKHNCLSCSTGKFLVLLMIFGVACLMLTHSSPAQSVDRLANDISNKGEGKVTAFGGSRLGRLLRKPPRLPPRLPPGNSKGGHSPNLDPKWIDRQQSVKKAFLHAWLGYKKYAMGYDELMPVSQHGVDGLGGLGATIVDALDTAMIMGANEVVSEAGTWVETQLSSRFSQKGQVNLFETTIRVLGGLLSAYHLSSVEAGTNSTSKAIYLETAKNLADRLLSAFTSSPTAVPFSDVVLRDSSSHPAPGGLSSTSEVSTLQLEFNYLSTLSGDPKYSIAAMKVLEHLKTLPKVEGLVPIYIDPHSGEFSGDNIRLGSRGDSYYEYLLKVWLQKGASRDSNFTYLHDMYEEAMKGVRHLLVRKSIPKGLVFVGELPNGPKGGFSPKMDHLVCFLSGTLALGATKGLTKEKAMRDNLLNFEDLENLKLAEDLAKTCFEMYSVTSTGLAPEIAYFHTEEFSEGGHDGGNKKSEYVNDIIIKPADRHNLLRPETVESLFVLYRITEDPKYREWGWQIFEAFEKFTRVDSGGYTSLDDVTTVHPPRRDKMETFFLGETLKYLYLLFGNSSVIPLDKFVFNTEAHPIPIEGAIMKE, from the exons CAAG GTCATTACACAAAGCTTTCTTACCAGCAATATGAAGCATAATTGCTTAAGCTGTAGTACAGGCAAGTTTCTAGTGTTACTGATGATATTTGGTGTAGCATGTCTTATGCTGACACATTCAAGTCCTGCCCAGTCTGTTGATAGACTAGCAAACGATATCAGTAATAAAGGGGAAGGCAAGGTTACTGCCTTCGGTGGCAGCAGACTAGGAAGGCTTTTGAGAAAACCACCCAGGCTTCCTCCTCGTTTACCTCCCGGAAATAGTAAAGGTGGCCATAGTCCAAATTTAGATCCCAAATGGATAGATAGGCAACAAAGTGTTAAGAAAGCCTTTCTCCATGCATGGTTAGGCTATAAAAAGTATGCAATGGGTTATGATGAACTTATGCCTGTGTCTCAGCATGGAGTTGATGGATTAGGTGGGCTTGGTGCTACTATTGTGGATGCCCTTGATACTGCCATGATAATGGGTGCCAATGAAGTTGTTTCTGAAGCAGGCACATGGGTTGAAACACAACTTTCAAGTAGGTTTAGTCAAAAAGGGCAAGTCAATTTATTTGAAACTACCATTCGTGTTTTAGGGGGTCTCTTAAGTGCATATCATCTGAGTTCTGTGGAAGCAGGGACAAACTCAACATCTAAAGCTATTTACCTTGAAACTGCTAAAAACCTCGCAGATCGTCTGCTGTCTGCTTTTACTTCCAGCCCGACTGCTGTTCCCTTTAGTGATGTTGTTTTACGCGATTCATCTTCGCATCCTGCTCCTGGGGGGTTGAGTAGTACTTCTGAGGTTTCTACTTTACAGCTCGAGTTCAATTATCTCAGTACTCTTTCTGGTGATCCAAAGTACTCTATAGCAGCCATGAAGGTTTTGGAACACTTAAAGACTCTCCCAAAGGTGGAAGGACTAGTCCCCATCTACATTGA TCCTCATAGTGGTGAATTTAGTGGAGATAACATAAGGCTTGGATCTCGTGGCGATAGCTACTATGAGTATCTGCTCAAAGTTTGGCTTCAAAAGGGAGCTAGCAGAGACAGTAATTTTACATATCTTCATGATATGTATGAGGAAGCAATGAAGGGTGTGAGGCATCTTCTTGTTCGGAAATCAATCCCCAAAGGACTGGTTTTTGTAGGGGAATTGCCTAATGGACCTAAGGGTGGTTTTAGTCCAAAAATGGATCACCTG GTGTGCTTTTTGTCAGGTACTCTTGCCCTTGGTGCCACTAAAGGTCTTACTAAGGAAAAAGCTATgagagacaatttgctcaacttTGAAGACCTGGAAAATTTAAAGCTCGCAGAAGATTTGGCCAAAACCTGCTTTGAGATGTATTCAGTAACCTCTACTGGTCTTGCTCCAGAAATAGCGTACTTTCACACGGAG GAATTCTCTGAAGGAGGTCATGATGGTGGGAACAAGAAATCAGAATACGTGAATGACATAATCATCAAACCGGCTGATCGTCATAATCTCTTACGTCCTGAAACTGTTGAATCATTGTTTGTTTTGTATCGCATTACAGAGGATCCAAA ATATCGTGAGTGGGGTTGGCAGATTTTTGAAGCCTTTGAGAAATTCACAAGAGTTGATAGTGGTGGATACACTTCTCTGGATGATGTTACTACGGTTCATCCTCCTAGAAGGGACAAAATGGAGACGTTCTTTTTGGGCGAGACGCTAAAGTATTTGTATTTATTGTTTGGAAACAGCTCTGTTATTCCATTGGATAAGTTTGTATTTAACACAGAAGCTCACCCCATCCCAATTGAAGGTGCAATCATGAAAGAATAG